DNA from Pyramidobacter piscolens W5455:
CAGAAGGGCTCCTGTCATTCTGTGACAGGAGCCCTTCGCTCTCTTCATTGAACAGGTTGAAGAGCTCTTCGTCCAACCTTACTTGGCCAAAGCCTGGCGAGCCTGCTCGGCAATACCGCGGAAAGCCGCCATGTCGTTGACGGCAAGATCGGCAAGCATCTTGCGGTTCACTTCGATGCCGGCCTTCTTCAGGCCGTTCATGAAGAAACTGTACGACATGCCCTCCATGCGCGCGGCCGCGTTGATGCGGGAGATCCACAGACGGCGGAAATCCCTCTTCTTGCGGCGGCGGTCCTTGAACATGCTGCTCAGGGCGTGCAGATAGGCTTCGCGGGCGCGGCGGTAATTGTTCTTCTTATGGCCGAAAAATCCCTTGGTGATGGAAAAAAGCTTTTTGTACTTTCTATCGCTGGAACTGGCTGCTTTAACGCGCATCGATCTTCACCTCTGAAAATTTTGAACTTACTTGCCGGGCATCATCAGACGCAGCATCTCTTCCTGCCCGTTGGCAAGAAGCCCCGCCTGACGCAGGCGGCGGTGTCTCTTGGCGTTTTTGGTGCTCAGAAGGTGGCGGCGTCCGTTCTTCTGATACTTGATCTTGCCGCTGCCCGTGTACGAAAAGCGCTTTTTCGCGCCGGAATGAGTCTTTGCTTTCCAGACCATACTGACAACCTCCGTAAAATTCGCTTTCTATTCTTTGCCGTCGCTCCTGGCGGAACTAAAAAGCGGCACAAACAACGCTCTCATATAGCGGCCTTCCATGCGCGGCTCTTCGTCCATCCTGCCGACGGCAGCGCAGTCAGCCGCGACGCGGTTAATGACCTCACGGCCTTTGTCCAAAAACGCCATCTCTCTGCCGCGGAAGAATATGGACACTTTCACGCGATGCCCGCTTTCAAGGAACTTGACCACGGCCTTCGTCTTGAAATCGTAATCGTGTTCGTCGATCTTGGGACGCATCTTGATTTCCTTGAGCGCCTGCACCTTCTGCTTCTTGCGGGCGTCTTTGTCGCGCTTCTGCTGCTGATAACGGTACTTGCCGAAATCAAGGATGCGGCACACGGGCGGATTGCCGTCCGGCGCGACTTCCACAAGATCCAGCTCACGCTCTTCCGCTGCGGCGATTCCTTCAGCCGGAGTCATAACGCCCAGTTTCTTGCCCTCGTTGTCGATCACAAGGATTTGCTCGGCGTTGATCTCTTCGTTCACTCGCGGCTCGTCGGGCATTTTCTTAGCTATGTGAGTCACCTCCACAAAATTTTGCGGCGACAAAAAAATGAGGAAAGGCCCCGCCTCTCCTCATGCACATTCACATAAATTGTGACGTTCGCGCATGACCTCGCAGCTGCCGAAAGACGCCGCCAAGGCGAGAGGGGATCCCTCTGCTTCTCTATCGCTTGTGAGAGTATAACACTCGCCGGCGAATTGCGCAAGCGCCGACTTCGCGTCTTTCGGCCGACGCTCGTCAGTTTTCCCGACGCAGCAGCCAGGCGGCTAGCTCGGTCATTTAGCGCTCGCGCTCCGGAAGCGCCGCCGCTCTCTCTTTATGAGAACAAAATATCAGCCGTCTGATGCTCTTTCTTGACTGAAACGCTGAATCTCCCTCGCCGCGCTCTCGCGCTGAATCTTCTGAAACAGTATAAACAACAAAGGGACAGTACCGTACGGTTTTTCCCCATACAGCACCATCCTCATTTATCAAACAGGTCGCCGTGCGTTCCCGTTCGGGAGATAGTCAGCACCAGCACGCTTTCTTCAATCCGATAGATCAAAAGCCAATCGGAGAGGATATGGCATTCCCTGTGTCCTTTCCAGCTTCCGGCCAGCTCATGATCCCTGTAGATCTTCGGCAGAACCTTTCCCATGGCAAGCTGTTCGATCACGGCATCCAGAAGTTCGAGTTTTAATCCCCGCTTCATTGCGAGCTTGTAGTCCTTCTTAAATGCCGTGGTCAGTTTGACGGTCAGCTTTGTCTGTCTCACTTTTTAAGGTCCGCGAACAGCTCGTCAAGGTCGGTATAACCCTTTACTGACGGGTCTTTCGCAATCCTCTCCGCTTCCAGCATGGCGGCAATCGTCTCCTGGCGTGGCTGATGGAGGCAGATATCAAAGGGAATCCCCCCCTCACGGAGAGACTGACGCACAAAGATGTTGAAAGCCGTCGTAAGATTCATGCCAAGCTCACCGAATAAGGCGTCTGCCTGTGCTTTCAAGTCACTGTCCATACGGATGCTGATATTGGTAGTTGTTCCAGCCATACGATCATCTCCTTTTCCACCAACAGCTCGATTATATGGCATTTGCACGAAAAGATCAATATGATGCACGAAGATTATGACATAAAACCTTGCTCGTACCCCGTCAGAGTGATCGTGATGTAAAACAGGAACCGGAGTTGCATTTAATCTGAAACGGGTAAGGCTGCTTTAAGTCTAACGCAATTTTTTAAGCGGAGCGATCCCAATCTTCATTTTTCATTGGCTGGGTTGACTCAGCGGGACGTCGATCTGATGATGTCGTATGTCGACTCATACGGCCGGGAGATTTTCAATGCCCCCCTCCGGCGCGGCTGTTTGTCCCCATAGATGGGCAAGCTTCATTGCGTCTGATCGGACAGAAGATCATTCCGCCTGAGAGATTACGTCAAAGAGTCGCTTCCGCGGACTTAGCGGCGTTCCTGCTCCAGCTTTTCGACGCGGCGCAGCAGCGAAAGAAGCAGAGCGTCCTGTTCGTTCAGCTCCTGACGGAGCTGGCGACGGCTGGAAACTTTTTTGGCGTCGCGCCCGAGACGGAACGAGACGCCCAGATTCACCATGGGCTGCCTGCCGATCGTGCTGCCAAGGCTCAGCAGCACGTCTTCGCTGAAGTAACGGTTGATTCCCAGAACCAGCGAAGTGGTGTCGCCATTCACGTCCAATGTCCCGCCCAGCGTCGTGGCACCGCTCGCGTCCAGGTTCTCAAAGTCTCCATCCACCGCCAGCGCCGCCCAGCATGACGTGTTTCTTTTCATCTTCGAAACACCTCCTCGCAAAATTGAAACGATAAAATATCCGTGGCGCAAGCCTATGCGTTGACCGTGATCTCACGGTTCACCACGGGAATTTTAATATTTTCCCCCCAAAAGTCTGTCATCCAAACGGCTATTTTTCGAGGATGAGAAGGCTCGCCCAGGCGTATCGCCGCGGCCGTCGCCGCATAACAAACAGCGCTGGAAGGGGCGGCCTTCCAGCGCTGTCGTCTTGTTTCGATATGAAGTTTGCCGCAGCAAGGCGGCTGAATATCTTCTTTTTCATCCGCGCCGCCGCGGTCGTTCTCCGTTTCCGCGTCACTGGCCGAGCCTGACGCGGAAGTTTTCCTTTTCGGGATCGTACTGTTCCGCCCCAACCTCCGGCGGGACAGTACGATCCATCGTGCCGACTTGGATCAGCGATCCCTCCGGGCAGGACTGACATTGATCGTCTTTCCGCAGATATTGCAACTCTTGTTTTCCATTATCATGCCTCTGGTATATCATCTGTGAACTGTTCTAATTGTTTATCTATATCTCTGCCGCCATAGATCACACGAATGACAGTTGCTGTCATTTCTTCTTTGTCGGGGATATAGAAAACACAATAATCATCTACCGGCATTACCCTGAGATTCCTGCTTTTCCAAGGTTCTTTTGCATATTGCCTGTGCTTTTCCGGAAACGTTTCAAGTTTCCCTATCGCACGTTCCAGCCGTGTAAGTTGAGAATTCGCACTCTCAGGAGCGAGCAGTTCAAAGGCAATATATTCGAATATTTCCCGTAGGTCCTGCTCTGCTTGGCAAGAAATAGCCGTCTCATATCTCGTCATAAGGCATAGCCTTTACGGATCGCTGAAAAGACCTCCTTCGCCGGCTTAGTTCTCCCAGCCTTCATGTCCGCATATCCTTTCTCAAGTTCCTCCGACAACTCCACTGCGCTCATTTCCGACAGATCAAGCGGTCTCCTGGCGGGAAGTACAACTTCAAACGGAAGCCCTCTGTGGATGATGATCTGTTTGTAAAACATATTGATGGCATTGGAAGCCGGCACACCTAACGCAGATAAAATGCTTTCCGCCTGTTCTTTGACATCCGGTTCGATCCTTACATATAAATTAGCAGATTTCTGTGCCATGAAGATCCCTCCTTTTTGAGTCCATTGTACGCGATTGTACGCACAATCGCAAGTCATATTGCAGAAATCTTCGCTGTTTAATAAAGGAGATGTCCGTCGTCCAAACGCGGCGCGGGCAAAAAAACGAAAGGCCGATCGGGGCGCGGCCGTCACCGCATAACAAACAGCGCTGGAAGGGGCTGCCTTCCAACGCTGTCGTCTTGTTTCGATATGAAGTTTGCCGCGGCAAGGCGGCTGAATATCTTCTTTTTCATCCGCGCCGCCGCGGCCGTTCTCCGTTTCCGCGTCACTGACCGAGCCTGACGCGGAAGTTTTCCTTTTCGGGATCGTACTGTTCCGCCAGGAGCCCGGTGAAGGCGGCGAAGTCCATGCTGCCGAGGTCGCCCTTGGCGCGGTCGCGGACGGCCACGGTGCGCGCTTCCACTTCCTTGTCGCCGATCACGAGCATGTAGGGCACCTTTTCCATCTGCGCGTCGCGGATCTTGCGTCCCAGCTTTTCGTCGCGGCGGTCGATTTCGACGCGGACGTTCAGGTTCTGAAGCTTCTCGGCCACTTCGCGGGCGTAGGGCAAATGGTCGTCGCTCACCGCGAGCAGCTTGACCTGCACGGGGGCCAGCCAATAAGGGAACGCGCCGGCGTAGTTCTCGATGAGGATGCCCATGAAGCGCTCGATGCTGCCCAGGATCGTGCGGTGCAGCATGACGGGGCGGTGTTCCCTGCCGTCAGCGCCGACGTAGGTCATGTCGAACTTCTCGGGCATCGTGAAGTCGAGCTGGATGGTGCCGCACTGCCAGGTGCGGCCGATGCAGTCTTCGAGGTGGAAGTCGATCTTGGGGCCATAGAACGCGCCGTCGCCGGGGTTGAGCACATAAGGCGTGCCTGTCTCCGCGAGGGTCTCGCTCAGGGCGTTCTCGGCGATCTCCCAGAGCTCGTCGCTGCCCATGGAGTTCTCGGGGCGGGTCGACAGTTCGACATGATACTTGAAGCCGAAGACGTGCGTGTACACGTAGTCGTTCAGCTTCATGATTAGCTTCACTTCGTCCTTGATCTGTTCGGGCGTGCAGAAGTGATGAGCGTCGTCCTGTGTGAAGCAGCGCACGCGCATCAGACCGTGCAGCGCGCCGGAAAGCTCGTGGCGGTGCACGACGCCCAGCTCGCCCATGCGGATGGGCAGCTCGCGATAGCTGTGCTTGCTGGTCTTGTAGATGATGATGCCGCCCGGGCAGTTCATGGGCTTGATCGCGTGCGGGATGTCGTCGATGGTGGTGAAGTACATGTTCTCGCGGTAATGGTCCCAGTGGCCGGAACGGAGCCACAGATCGCGGTTGAGGATCTGCGGCGTGCGGGCCTCGGTATAGCCGTTGAGAAAATGCAGGCGGCGCCAGAAGGACATGAGCTTGTTCATGACGACCATGCCTTTGGGATGGAAGAACGGGAAGCCGACGCCTTCGTTGTGAAGGCTGAACAGGTCGAGTTCCTTGCCGAGCTTGCGGTGGTCGCGGCGGCGCGCCTCTTCCATGCGGGTGATGTAGGCGTCGAGCTCTTCCTGCGTGTTGAAGGCGGTGCCGTAGATGCGGGTCAGCATGATGTTGTGCTCGTCGCCGCGCCAGTACGCCCCAGCCATCGACAGCAGCTTGAAGTGCTTCAAAAAGCGCGTGTTGGGGACGTGCGGGCCGCGGCACAGATCGACGTAATCGTCCTGCCAGTACAGGTTGACGGTCTCGTCGCCGACGCCCTCGAGAATTTCGACTTTGTAGGGATCGTTGCGCTCCCTGAACAGTTTGATGGCGTCGGCTACGCCGACCCGTTCGCGGCGCAGCGGGATGGAGCGCTTGGCGATGCGGCGCATTTCTTTTTCAAGCGCGGGCAAGATCTCCTCGGAGACCGTCTCGGGAAACTCGATGTCGTAGTAAAAGCCGTCTTTGATTGTCGGGCCGATGGCCACCTTGGCGGCCGGGTACAGGTTCATGACGGCCTCGGCCAGCAGATGTGCCGTGGAGTGGCGGACGATTTCGATGCCCTCTTCCGTCTCCGGCGTGATCGGTTTGACCTCCGCGTCGTGGTCGATCACGACGTCGAGATCTTTTTCTTCTCCGTCGACGAAAGCGGCGACGGCTCCCTTGTCCAGCTTCCACCGGGAAAGGATGTCTCCGGCCTTGAGCGCTTCGCTTTCCAGCGTTTGCCCTTCGGGGCCCCGATATTTGAACATTTTGTTGCCTCCTTCTCAAGCGCGATGCGCTTACTCTGCGCAGCGCGCTGCATTGTGGTACCGGTATTGTCTCGACGGGCCTTAACGGGTTCCCGTGCTGCCGAAGCCGCCATTCTGACGGCTCGTTTCGCTGAGCGTTTCGCTGGGCTGCCAGCCGATCCTTGTGACGGGAGCCACCACCATCTGGGCGATACGGTCGCCCGCATGGACGGAAAAAGGCTCGCGCCCCAAATTTACCAGAATCACGCGGATTTCGCCGCGATAATCGGCGTCGATCGTGCCCGGCGCGTTCGGCAGCGAAATGCCGTACTTCAGCGCCAGTCCGCTGCGGGGGCGAATTTGCGCTTCATACCCTGCGGGCAGTTCGATGTGAAGGCCAGTCCCGACGCTGACGATTTTGCCGGGTTCGAGCACCGCGTCTTCGCTGGCGCGAAGGTCCATTCCCGCCGCCTGAGGCGTAGCGTACTCGGGCAGCGGGATGTTTTCGCTCTCGCGCCGGATCTTGACGGTCAGCGTCATGATCAGCGGCGGTCGCGGCGGAACGGACCGCGGTCTCCCCGGCGCTCGCGGTCGCCGTCGCGGCGGGGCGCCCGGTCGCGCGACGGGGCGGACGCATCGGGCAAAGCGGCGATCATTTTGTCGCGTTCCTCTTCCGCAGGGAGGTACTGCGTCAGCCCGGCCGACTCGATCAGGGCGGGGTCGGCCAGCAGGCGGCGGCGCGACAGATTGATGCGGTTCTGGTCGTCGATCTCCTTGACTTCGACGATGACGTGATCGCCGGGGGCGAAAACGTCTTCGACCTTGCCGATGTGCTTGGTGCTGATCTCGCTGATGTGAAGCAGCCCCTCCTTGCCGGGCAGCACCTCGACGAACGCGCCGAAGGCCATCAGGCGGGTGACGGTGCCGTAGAAAGCTTCGCCGGCTTCGACCTCGCGGACAATGTCGTGGATCATCTGACGGGCTTTCTCGACGCTGTCGGGCGACACGGCGCAGATGTACACGCTGCCGTCGTCCTCGACGTTGATCTTGGCGCCGCTCTCCTGCACGATGTTGCGGATGACTTTGCCGCCGGGGCCGATCACGTCGCGGATCTTGTCCACGTCGATGTTCATCGTGAAGATGCGGGGCGCGTTGGGCGACAGGGGCGCGGGCTCGGGGATGCAGGTTTCCATTGCGTCGAGGATCTGCATGCGGGCCTGATGGGCCTGCATCAGCGCGCGGGACAGGATCTCGCGGGTGATGCCGCCGGCCTTGTTGTCCATCTGCAGCGCCGTGACGCCGTCGCGGGTGCCGGCGACTTTGAAGTCCATGTCGCCGTAATGGTCTTCCA
Protein-coding regions in this window:
- the rplT gene encoding 50S ribosomal protein L20, giving the protein MRVKAASSSDRKYKKLFSITKGFFGHKKNNYRRAREAYLHALSSMFKDRRRKKRDFRRLWISRINAAARMEGMSYSFFMNGLKKAGIEVNRKMLADLAVNDMAAFRGIAEQARQALAK
- the rpmI gene encoding 50S ribosomal protein L35; amino-acid sequence: MVWKAKTHSGAKKRFSYTGSGKIKYQKNGRRHLLSTKNAKRHRRLRQAGLLANGQEEMLRLMMPGK
- the infC gene encoding translation initiation factor IF-3 — its product is MNEEINAEQILVIDNEGKKLGVMTPAEGIAAAEERELDLVEVAPDGNPPVCRILDFGKYRYQQQKRDKDARKKQKVQALKEIKMRPKIDEHDYDFKTKAVVKFLESGHRVKVSIFFRGREMAFLDKGREVINRVAADCAAVGRMDEEPRMEGRYMRALFVPLFSSARSDGKE
- a CDS encoding type II toxin-antitoxin system YafQ family toxin; the encoded protein is MRQTKLTVKLTTAFKKDYKLAMKRGLKLELLDAVIEQLAMGKVLPKIYRDHELAGSWKGHRECHILSDWLLIYRIEESVLVLTISRTGTHGDLFDK
- a CDS encoding type II toxin-antitoxin system RelB/DinJ family antitoxin, which produces MAGTTTNISIRMDSDLKAQADALFGELGMNLTTAFNIFVRQSLREGGIPFDICLHQPRQETIAAMLEAERIAKDPSVKGYTDLDELFADLKK
- a CDS encoding type II toxin-antitoxin system RelE/ParE family toxin, which codes for MTRYETAISCQAEQDLREIFEYIAFELLAPESANSQLTRLERAIGKLETFPEKHRQYAKEPWKSRNLRVMPVDDYCVFYIPDKEEMTATVIRVIYGGRDIDKQLEQFTDDIPEA
- a CDS encoding type II toxin-antitoxin system RelB/DinJ family antitoxin; translated protein: MAQKSANLYVRIEPDVKEQAESILSALGVPASNAINMFYKQIIIHRGLPFEVVLPARRPLDLSEMSAVELSEELEKGYADMKAGRTKPAKEVFSAIRKGYAL
- the thrS gene encoding threonine--tRNA ligase — its product is MFKYRGPEGQTLESEALKAGDILSRWKLDKGAVAAFVDGEEKDLDVVIDHDAEVKPITPETEEGIEIVRHSTAHLLAEAVMNLYPAAKVAIGPTIKDGFYYDIEFPETVSEEILPALEKEMRRIAKRSIPLRRERVGVADAIKLFRERNDPYKVEILEGVGDETVNLYWQDDYVDLCRGPHVPNTRFLKHFKLLSMAGAYWRGDEHNIMLTRIYGTAFNTQEELDAYITRMEEARRRDHRKLGKELDLFSLHNEGVGFPFFHPKGMVVMNKLMSFWRRLHFLNGYTEARTPQILNRDLWLRSGHWDHYRENMYFTTIDDIPHAIKPMNCPGGIIIYKTSKHSYRELPIRMGELGVVHRHELSGALHGLMRVRCFTQDDAHHFCTPEQIKDEVKLIMKLNDYVYTHVFGFKYHVELSTRPENSMGSDELWEIAENALSETLAETGTPYVLNPGDGAFYGPKIDFHLEDCIGRTWQCGTIQLDFTMPEKFDMTYVGADGREHRPVMLHRTILGSIERFMGILIENYAGAFPYWLAPVQVKLLAVSDDHLPYAREVAEKLQNLNVRVEIDRRDEKLGRKIRDAQMEKVPYMLVIGDKEVEARTVAVRDRAKGDLGSMDFAAFTGLLAEQYDPEKENFRVRLGQ
- the dut gene encoding dUTP diphosphatase; translation: MTLTVKIRRESENIPLPEYATPQAAGMDLRASEDAVLEPGKIVSVGTGLHIELPAGYEAQIRPRSGLALKYGISLPNAPGTIDADYRGEIRVILVNLGREPFSVHAGDRIAQMVVAPVTRIGWQPSETLSETSRQNGGFGSTGTR